A window from Triticum aestivum cultivar Chinese Spring chromosome 6D, IWGSC CS RefSeq v2.1, whole genome shotgun sequence encodes these proteins:
- the LOC123145863 gene encoding UDP-glucuronate 4-epimerase 1: MRALEDDLFPSTPGKVKIERAGGTMNRQLHRCFASTSTMFLWALFLVAMTASYLSFQSFVDTSSKYFAASWGGLHWERQIRASAAPRRPPGSAAGAGMSVLVTGASGFVGAHCSLALRKRGDGVVGIDNFNAYYDPSLKKARKALLTSHGVFVVEGDINDGRLLAKLFDVVPFTHVLHLAAQAGVRYAMENPASYVHSNVAGLVTLLEACKNADPQPAIVWASSSSVYGLNDKVPFSESHRTDQPASLYAATKKAGEEITHSYNHIYGLSITGLRFFTVYGPWGRPDMAYFSFTRNILQGKPITVYRGKNHVDLARDFTYIDDIVKGCLGSLDTAGGSTGTGGKKRGPAPYRIFNLGNTSPVTVPTLVAILEKHLRVKARKHVVEMPGNGDVPFTHANISLARQQLGYKPATNLDAGLKKFVKWYLSYYGYTRGSKNL; the protein is encoded by the coding sequence ATGCGGGCGCTGGAGGACGACCTGTTCCCGTCGACCCCCGGCAAGGTGAAGATCGAGCGGGCGGGCGGCACCATGAACCGCCAGCTGCACCGCTGCTTCGCTTCGACTAGCACCATGTTCCTCTGGGCGCTCTTCCTCGTCGCCATGACCGCTTCCTACCTCAGCTTCCAGTCCTTCGTCGAcacctcctccaagtacttcgccGCCTCCTGGGGCGGCCTGCACTGGGAGCGCCAGATCCGCGCCTCCGCCGCGCCGCGCAGGCCGCCGGGCTCCGCGGCCGGGGCCGGGATGTCGGTGCTCGTCACGGGCGCCTCCGGGTTCGTCGGCGCGCACTGCTCGCTCGCGCTGCGCAAGCGCGGGGACGGCGTCGTCGGCATCGACAACTTCAACGCCTACTACGACCCCTCGCTCAAGAAGGCCCGCAAGGCGCTGCTGACCTCCCACGGCGTCTTCGTCGTCGAGGGCGACATCAACGACGGCCGCCTCCTCGCCAAGCTCTTCGACGTCGTCCCCTTCACGCACGTGCTCCACCTGGCGGCCCAGGCCGGCGTGCGCTACGCCATGGAGAACCCGGCCTCGTACGTGCACTCCAACGTGGCGGGGCTCGTCACCCTCCTGGAGGCGTGCAAGAACGCCGACCCGCAGCCGGCCATCGtctgggcctcctcctcctcggtctaCGGCCTCAACGACAAGGTGCCCTTCTCCGAGTCCCACCGCACGGACCAGCCGGCGTCGCTCTACGCGGCCACCAAGAAGGCCGGCGAGGAGATCACCCACTCGTACAACCACATCTACGGGCTCTCCATCACCGGCCTGCGCTTCTTCACGGTGTACGGGCCCTGGGGGCGGCCGGACATGGCCTACTTCTCCTTCACCCGCAACATCCTGCAGGGGAAGCCCATCACGGTGTACCGGGGCAAGAACCACGTGGACCTCGCCCGCGACTTCACCTACATCGACGACATCGTCAAGGGCTGCCTGGGGTCGCTGGACACGGCCGGCGGGAGCACGGGCACCGGCGGCAAGAAGCGCGGGCCGGCGCCGTACCGGATCTTCAACCTGGGCAACACGTCCCCGGTGACGGTGCCCACCCTGGTGGCCATCCTGGAGAAGCACCTCCGGGTGAAGGCGAGGAAGCACGTGGTGGAGATGCCCGGCAACGGCGACGTGCCCTTCACCCACGCCAACATCTCGCTCGCCCGGCAGCAGCTCGGGTACAAGCCCGCCACCAACCTCGACGCCGGCCTCAAGAAGTTCGTCAAGTGGTACCTCTCCTACTACGGCTACACCCGGGGATCCAAGAACTTGTGA